In Amia ocellicauda isolate fAmiCal2 chromosome 5, fAmiCal2.hap1, whole genome shotgun sequence, a genomic segment contains:
- the spx gene encoding spexin prohormone 1: MKGLKTLTAYALAVLLVTTFISYSCSAPKGSFQRRNWTPQAMLYLKGAQGRRFISEDRKEGDLYDTLHLETRSQNPGSISLSDAAAMLFNLIRQAKEEAAENDDQMNFQDLPTWKREYF, encoded by the exons ATGAAA GGGTTAAAGACTCTGACGGCCTATGCCCTCGCTGTGCTGCTGGTGACCACATTCATCTCATACTCCTGTAGTGCCCCAAAG GGTAGCTTTCAGAGGAGAAACTGGACGCCCCAGGCGATGCTTTATTTAAAAGGTGCAC AAGGACGTCGTTTCATTTCAGAAGACCGAAAAGAAGGTGATCTTTACGATACACTACACTTAG AAACTCGAAGCCAGAACCCCGGGTCCATCAGTCTGTCAGACGCTGCTGCCATGCTCTTCAACTTGATCCGTCAGGCCAAGGAAGAAG CTGCCGAAAATGATGACCAGATGAATTTTCAAGACCTGCcgacctggaaaagagaataCTTCTAA
- the gys2 gene encoding glycogen [starch] synthase, liver, with the protein MPLSRSLSMTSLNGLPLWEDEDLPVEDLLLFEVAWEVTNKVGGIYTVIQTKAKITVDEWGENFFMVGPYFEHNVKTQVELCEPPNPAVSKAMETLRNNGCQLYFGRWLIEGSPFVILFDIGAAAWNLDRWKGEFWDTCGIGLPFHDREANDSLIFGSLTAWFFKELTDQFQDKPNVIAHFHEWQAGAGLILTRSRKIPIATIFTTHATLLGRYLCAGNADFYNNLDKFNIDKEAGDRQIYHRYCMERAAVHCTHVFTTVSQITAIEADQMLKRKPDVVTPNGLNVKKFSAMHEFQNLHSMNKARIQEFVRGHFYGHLDFSLEKTLFFFIAGRYEFSNKGADIFLESLSRLNFLLRVHKSDVTVVVFFIMPAKTNNFNVETLKGQAVRKQLWDTAHSVKEKFGKKLYDALLKGEIPDMNKILDRDDLTIMKRAIYATQRQSLPPVTTHNMLDDSTDPILSNVRRIGLFNSRTDRVKIIFHPEFLSSTSPLLPMDYEEFVRGCHLGVFPSYYEPWGYTPGECTVMGIPSVTTNLSGIGCFMQEHVADPAAYGIYIVDRRFRSADESCNQLTQFMFGFCQQSRRQRIIQRNRTERLSDLLDWRYLGRYYMHARHLALSRAFPDKFKMDPTAPPQTEGFRYPRPSSVPPSPSASLHSTPHHSDEEDEEDERYDEEEEAEKDRQNIKAPFSLGPVPLGKKKQHGEYGN; encoded by the exons ATGCCGCTCTCCAGATCTCTGTCCATGACGTCCTTAAACGGGCTACCTTTATGGGAGGACGAAGATCTACCTGTGGAAGATTTACTGCTCTTTGAAGTCGCCTGGGAAGTTACCAACAAAG TGGGAGGAATCTACACCGTGATTCAGACCAAAGCTAAGATCACAGTGGACGAGTGGGGGGAGAACTTCTTCATGGTGGGACCATACTTCGAACACAATGTGAAGACGCAAGTGGAGCTGTGTGAGCCTCCCAACCCTGCAGTCAGTAAGGCTATGGAAACCCTGAGGAACAACGGCTGCCAG ctgTACTTCGGGAGGTGGCTGATCGAGGGCAGTCCCTTTGTCATCCTGTTTGACATCGGTGCTGCTGCCTGGAACCTGGACCGTTGGAAAGGGGAATTCTGGGATACCTGTGGGATTGGGCTGCCCTTCCATGACAGAGAGGCCAACGACTCCCTGATCTTTGGATCTCTGACAGCCTGGTTCTTCAAGGAG CTCACAGACCAGTTCCAGGACAAGCCTAATGTAATCGCCCATTTCCACGAGTGGCAGGCAGGAGCCGGCCTCATTCTGACACGCTCGCGGAAGATCCCCATAGCAACCATCTTCACCACTCATGCCACACTGCTGGGCCGGTACCTCTGTGCGGGCAATGCTGACTTCTACAACAACCTAGACAAG TTCAACATTGACAAGGAGGCGGGGGACCGTCAGATCTATCACCGCTACTGCATGGAGCGTGCGGCGGTGCATTGCACACACGTTTTCACCACTGTGTCGCAGATCACTGCCATTGAGGCTGACCAAATGCTCAAGAGGAAGCCAG ATGTCGTTACACCCAACGGTCTGAATGTCAAGAAGTTCTCTGCAATGCACGAGTTCCAGAATCTACATTCCATGAATAAAGCACGGATTCAGGAGTTTGTCCGAGGGCACTTCTATGG GCACCTCGACTTTAGCTTGGAGAAAACTCTGTTTTTCTTCATTGCCGGACGTTATGAATTCTCCAACAAAGGCGCCGATATCTTCCTAGAGTCGCTCTCCAGATTAAACTTCCTTCTCAGG GTTCACAAAAGCGATGTGACCGTGGTGGTATTTTTCATCATGCCTGCAAAAACCAACAACTTCAACGTGGAGACTCTGAAAGGACAAGCCGTTCGCAAGCAGCTTTG GGACACAGCACACTCTGTGAAAGAGAAGTTTGGCAAGAAGCTGTACGATGCGTTATTGAA gggggAGATACCAGACATGAACAAGATTCTGGACCGAGATGATCTGACCATCATGAAGAGAGCCATCTATGCTACACAG CGCCAATCTCTTCCCCCAGTGACAACCCACAATATGCTGGATGACAGCACCGACCCCATTCTCAGCAACGTGCGCCGCATTGGACTCTTCAACAGCCGCACTGACAGGGTCAAG ATTATATTCCACCCAGAGTTCCTCTCCTCCACCAGCCCCCTGCTGCCCATGGACTACGAGGAGTTTGTGCGTGGCTGCCATCTCGGAGTCTTCCCTTCCTACTACGAGCCCTGGGGATACACACCTG gggaGTGTACTGTAATGGGAATCCCCAGTGTGACCACCAATCTCTCTGGCATTGGTTGCTTCATGCAGGAGCATGTTGCTGACCCAGCTGCGTATG GAATCTACATTGTGGACCGACGGTTCCGTTCTGCAGACGAGTCCTGTAACCAGCTGACCCAGTTCATGTTTGGGTTCTGCCAACAGTCCCGACGCCAGCGCATCATCCAGAGGAACCGGACTGAGCGGCTGTCTGACCTCCTGGACTGGAGGTACCTGGGCCGG TATTACATGCACGCCCGACACCTCGCGCTGAGCAGAGCTTTCCCAGACAAGTTCAAAATGGACCCGACTGCCCCGCCACAG ACGGAGGGGTTCCGCTACCCACGGCCATCCTCGGTGCCACCCTCACCCTCCGCCTCCCTACACTCCACCCCGCACCACAGTGACGAGGAAGACGAAGAGGATGAGCGCTATGACGAGGAAGAGGAGGCGGAGAAAGACAGGCAGAACATAAAAGCCCCCTTCTCCCTGGGCCCCGTGCCACTGGGCAAGAAGAAACAGCACGGAGAATATGGAAACTGA